The following coding sequences lie in one Oncorhynchus kisutch isolate 150728-3 linkage group LG17, Okis_V2, whole genome shotgun sequence genomic window:
- the LOC109875601 gene encoding thioredoxin-like protein 4A → MSYMLPHLHNGWQVDQAILSEEDRALVIRFGHDWDPTCMKMDEVLYSIAEKVKNFAVIYLVDITEVPDFNKMYELYDPCTVMFFFRNKHIMIDLGTGNNNKINWTMEDKQEMIDIVETVYRGARKGRGLVVSPKDYSTKYRY, encoded by the exons ATGTCGTACATGCTACCTCATCTCCACAACGGCTGGCAGGTCGACCAAGCCATTCTATCCGAGGAGGACAGAGCCCTGGTTATTAGGTTTGGACACGATTGGGACCCAACATGTATGAAAATGGACGAGGTGTTGTACAGCATAGCTGAAAAG GTGAAAAATTTTGCAGTCATCTATTTGGTGGACATCACAGAGGTGCCGGACTTCAACAAGATGTACGAGCTGTATGACCCTTGTACTGTCATGTTCTTCTTCAG GAACAAGCACATCATGATAGATCTGGGGACCGGtaacaacaacaagatcaactgGACCATGGAGGACAAGCAGGAGATGATTGACATTGTTGAGACCGTTTACCGAGGGGCGAGAAAGGGACGAGGTCTGGTCGTATCTCCGAAGGACTACTCTACAAAATACAGATACTGA